TTCTCCACGCCGTCTCGCTCCCCGTCTCCTTCGCCCGGCGGTACCCCGACGAACTGTCCGGTGGCCAACGCCAGCGCGTGGCCATCGCCAGGGCCCTGGCGCTCACGCCGAGGTTGATCGTCGCGGACGAACCCACCAGCGCCCTCGACGTCTCCGTGCAGGCCGAGGTCATCGACCTGTTCCGGCGGCTCCAGGCGGAACTCGGATTCGCCGCGATCTTCATCAGCCACGACCTGGCCGTCATCGGACAGGTCGCCGACAAGGTCGCCGTCCTGCGTCACGGGGAAATCCTCGAGTACGACGACACCTCCACCGTCTACGGCTCCCCCACCACCGACTACACACGCCGGCTGCTGGACGCCGTACCTGCCCCTCGCCTGCCTGCCCTCGCCCTCACCTGACACAGGAATCACCCATGACAGACTCCACCATCCCTCCCCACGCCCGCGGTTACGAGGACTTCGGCGGCACCATCGGCCGCACCTTCGCGGACTCGATCCCCGCCTGGCCCGCCGAACGCCGTGCCCCGGAAGGCTCCCCGAACATTGTCCTGGTGCTTCTCGACGACATGGGCTACAGCGACATCAGCCCCTTCGGCGCCGAGATCGACACCCCCCACCTCGCCCGCCTGGCGGAGACGGGTTTCCGCCTGACCAACTACCACACCACCCCGGTGTGCTCCCCCGCCCGGGCCGCAGCCCTGACCGGCCTCAACCCGCACCGGGCAGGCTTCGCCAGCGTGGCAAACTCCGATCCCGGATACCCCGGTTTCCGGCTCGAACTCGCGGAAGACGTGGCCACCCTCCCCGAAATCCTCCGCGGCCACGGATACGCCACCTACGGCATCGGCAAATGGCACCTGACCCGCGACTCGCTGCTCAACGCCGCCGCCGACAAGTCCACCTGGCCCATCCAACGCGGTTTCGACCAGTACTACGGCGCCCTGGAGGCCTTCAACTCCTTCTTCCACCCCAATCAGATTGTCCGCGACAACACGATCATCCAGCGCGAGGACACCCCCGAGGGCTATTACCTGACCGATGACTACACCGATCAGGCACTCCAGTACATCAAGGGGCTGCGCGCCTCGGACTCCCTCAAACCCTTCTTCCTCTACTTCGCGCACACCGCGATGCACGGCCCGCACGGGGCGAAACCCGAGGACATCGCCAAGTACCGGGGAACCTACGGCAAGGGTTGGGATGAGGTCCGACGCACCAGGTATGAACAGCAGCTGGCGGAGGGCATTCTTCCTGAGGGCACGCAGCTGCCGGAGGCCGTGGGGCGACTCGGCCGGAGGATCCCGGAATGGGAGAGCCTCGATGAGCTGACCCGCGACCGCTACGCCCGCTACATGGAGGTCTACGCCGCCATGGTCGACAACGTCGACCAGAATCTGGGGCGCATCACCGGTCTCCTCGAGGAGCTCGGTGAACTGGACAACACCATCATCATCTTCACCTCCGACAACGGCGGTACCGCGGAGGGTGGCGCCGAAGGGACCCGTTCCTACTACTCGCGATTCCTCCACCTCCCGGGTGTTCCCGCCGACTTCGACCGTGACGTGGACATCGACCCGAACCTGATCGGCGGACCCCGGACGATGACGCACTACCCGGAGGGTTGGGCCAATGCCTCAAACACACCCTTCCGCCACTACAAGGGGCAGACCTATGCGGGTGGTATCCGAGTCCCGCTGATCGTCTCCTGGCCGCAGGGGCTCGCGCGTGAGGCCGACGACGATGGCATCCGCACCCAGTACCAGTACGTCACCGACCTCACCCCCACGCTGCTGGAGCTGGCCGGACTCCCCCACCCCGGGACCCGTCGGAACCTGCCTGCCAAGGAGGTCGACGGAGCCAGCTTCGCCTCCATCCTCCCCGCTCGTGACGCCCCGAGCACACATCCGGAGCAGTACACGGAGTTCGGAGGCAACCGGGGCTTCTACCGCGAGGGCTGGAAGATCGTGGCCGACCACGAACCGGGCGTGCCTCTTGACGACGGCCACTGGGAGCTCTACCACGTGGCCGAGGACCCCAACGAGCTCCACGATGTCGCCGCGGAGCATCCCGGGAAACTCCGTGAACTCGCCGCCGGCTGGGAACACGCGGCATGGCACAACACCGTCTTCCCGGTGGACGACAGATCCTCACTCTCGAGTGCACTGCGCAGACCTGCAGAGGCGGAGTTCGAGAAACCCGTCACCTTGTTGCCGGGAACCCCGAAACTGGAACGTTACCGCTCCTCGAAACTGACCACGCTGCGCAACTTCGAGGTGGAGGTGCGGCTGCAATTCTCACCCGGCGACGAGGGGATCCTCGTCGCCCACGGTGACCAGGGCGGTGGTTACGCCCTCTACATCAGAAACGGCCACCTCTACTTCGTGCTCAACGAATACGGCCGGCTCCATGACGTCGACGCCGGCCCGCTGGAGCCCGGCGCGCGGCGGATCACCCTGCGCACGACACTGCACCCGGGGTTCCGGGCCGAACACCTGGTCGCCGTCGACGGTGACACTGCGACGAGATTGCGGGACGTCTGGGCGCTGATCGGGTTCGCGCCGTTCAGCGGCGTCGATGTCGGCCTCAACCGCGGTGGTCCCGTCCACTGGGGCCTGCACGAGGAACACGGACCCTTCGCCTACAGCGGACAACTGGAGTCCGTGCGCTACATCCCCGGTGACAAGGCCCCCTATGACCCGGAGGTGTTGGCCACCCTGGAACGGGACACCGAGTCAGCCGGGGACTGACGCTCGTGTGCCGGATCGGTGCGCAGAATCAGTTAAGGTCTCAGTCATCATGACCTCTTCCGTTCCCCGCCCGCTCGCCCTGTCCCCCTCCCGTGCCTCTGACTACCGGCAGTGCCCGCTGCTCTACCGGCTCCGGGCCATCGACCGGTTGCCGGAACCGAAGACGGTTCCCCAGGTGAAGGGCAATCTGGTCCACTCGGTACTCGAGCACATGCACGCCCAGCCGCGTGAGGAGCGTACCTATCAGGCCGCGGTGAAACAGCTCAAACCGCACTGGGCACGCATGGCCGGGGAGGACGCGGAGCTCGACGAGCTGGTGCCCTCGGACTCGCTCATGGACTTCCTCGTCGAGTGCCGCACCCTGCTGCGCGGCTATTTCGAGATGGAGAATCCCCAGGGTTTCGACGCCCACGCCGTGGAGATGTACGTCAACACCGTCCTGCCCAACGGCGTGCCGGTCCGCGGCTTCATCGACCGCGTCGACGTCGCACCCACCGGCGAGGTCCGCGTCGTCGACTACAAGACCGGCAAGAAGCCGTTGCCCCGTTACAGCCACGACGCCCAGTTCCAGATGCGTTTCTACGCTCTGGTGTACTGGCGTCTCCATGGCGTGATCCCCCACCAGCTGCGTCTGATGTACCTCAAGGTCCTCGACTCGATGTTCCTCACCCCCTCCAAGGAGGAACTCGAGTACTTCGAACGCGATCTGGGTGACCTGTGGGCGAAGATCGAGGGCGACGGCAAGGCCGGGCGCTTCCGCCCCACAAAGTCGAAGCTGTGCGGCTGGTGTTCCTTCCAGTCCGTCTGCCCCGAGTTCGGCGGAAACCCGCCGGAGTATCCGGGTTGGCCCGGCTCAACGGCGCACTAGAACAGGCCCGAGATCTTTCCGTTGACGTCGATGTCGATGCCGTCGGCGGCCGGCCTGTTCGGCAGGCCCGGCATGGTCATCACAGCACCGGTCAGTGCCACGATGAAACCCGCGCCGGTGCGCGGAATGAGCTCACGAACGTGCAGGGTGTGGCCGGTCGGGGTGCCCAGCCGGGTGGGGTCGTCGCTGAAGGAGTACTGCGTCTTGGAGATGCACACCGGCAGGCGGTCCCAGCCGTGTTCCTTGAGCACCGCCAGATCCTTCAGCGCCCGGGGCGAGTATTCGACGCGGTCGGCGCGGTAGATGCGCTTCGCGATGGTCTCGATGGATTTTTCCACGCCCTCCGAAGGGTCGTAGAGCTCCGTCGACTCCTTCGAGAGATTGTCCAGAACCAGGCGGGCCAGGTCCTCGGCGCCTTCGCCGCCCTTCGCCCAGACCTCGACCTCGGCGAGTGGGACGTGGAAGTCCTTCGCCCACGCCTTCATGAACTCGCGCTCCGACGGGGTGTCCGAGGTGAACAGGTTGACCGCCACCACCGGGGTCACGCCGAACTGCTGGATGTTGGAGACGTGGCGGGCGAGGTTCTTCACCCCGGCCTTCAGGTGGTGCAGGTCCTCGCGGGTCAGTTCCTCCCGGGGCATGCCGCCGTTGTACTTCAGCGACCGGATCGTCGCGACGATCACTGCGCCGTGAACGTCCAGGTCACCGTAGCGGGCCTTGATGTCGAAGAACTTCTCCGCACCCAGGTCGGAACCGAACCCGGCCTCCGTGAGCACCACATCCGCATGCTGGAGGGCCACCCGGGTGGCGATCAGCGAGTTGCAGCCGTGCGCGATGTTGGCGAAGGGGCCGCCGTGGACGTAGGCGGGGGTGCCGCCCAGGGTCTGCACGAGATTGGGGTTGATGGCCTCCTTCATCAGTGCAGCCAGAGCGCCGGTGGCGCCGAGTTCACCCGCGGTGACCGGCTCGTTGTCGAAGGTGAAGGCGACGGTCAGACGGCTCAGGCGCTCCTTGAGGTCCGCGAGGTCGGTGGCGAGGCACAGGACAGCCATGATTTCCGACGCCGCCGTGATGGTGAAGCCCGTCTCGCGGGGGGTGCCGTGCACCGGACCGCCCAGGCCGGTGACGATGTCGCGCAGGGAACGGTCGTTGACGTCGAGGCAGCGCTGCCACACGATCCGGCGGGAGTCGATGCCCAGGACGTTGCCCTGATGGACGTGGTTGTCCACGATCGCAGCCAGGGTGTTGGTGGCCGCGGAGATCGCGTGGAAGTCACCGGTGAAATGAAGGTTGATCTCCTCCATCGGCACGATCTGCGAGTAGCCACCACCCGCGGCGCCACCCTTCAGCCCCATCACCGGACCCTGCGAGGGCTCCCGGAGTGCTGCCGCGGCCTTCTTGCCCAGCCGCGTCATGGCGTCGGTCAGCCCGATGAGCACGGTGGACTTGCCCTCGCCGGCCGGCGTCGGGGAGATGCCGGTGACAAGGATGAGCTTTCCCCTGCGCTGCGCGGGGGCCAGGCGGGTGATGTCCACCTTGGCCTTGTTCCTGCCGTAGGGGATGACGGCCTCCGGAGGAATGCCCGCCCTGGCGGCGATGTCCTCGATCGGCTCGAGGGTGTGGGCCTGGGCAATTGCTACGTCGGTGAGAGGTTGGGCCATGTCAAACAGACTACTTTCCGGAGCAGGTTTGTGGATGGTCGGGACAATCGAGGGTGAACGCGGATGCACGGGGCTCGCCATCGATCAGATGAGCACCGCGCCGATGCCGTAGGCCAGCAGGACGGACAGGGTGATGTTGACCATGCCGGGGATGAGGAAGGGGTGGTCGAAGACGAACTTACCGATGCGGGTCGAGCCGGTGTCGTCCATCTCCACAGCCGCCAGCAGAGTCGGGTAGGTGGGGAGGACGAACAGTGCGGACACGGCGGGGAAGGCGGCGACCGCGGTGAGCGGGGCGACGCCGATGGCCAGGGCAGCCGGGATGAGTGCCTTGGCGGTCGCGGCCTGGGAGTACAGCAGCGAGGCGGCGAAGAAGAGGACCACGGCGAGCAGCCACGGGCTGGCGGAGAGGACGTCACCGGCCAGGACCTGGATCTCATCGATGTAGTGGTTGATGAAGGTGGTGCCCAGCCAGGCGACACCCAGCACACAGATCGAGGCGGACATGCCGGAACGGAACACCTGGGTCTTGAGGATCTCGTCCGCCGGGATGCGGAGGGTCAGGACCATGACGGCGGCGGCGGCGAGCATGATGGCCATGATGGCCTCGTTACGCGGCAGGGTCGGCTCGGAGATGAGCCCGACCTGCTCGGAGATGGCCGTGGCGTAGCCCATGACCGCCAGGATGGCGGCGAGGAAGATCCACACCGACGCCTTCGCGCCGGGCCGGGGCTGCCAGTTGCCCGGGCCCTTCGGCTCGCGGACCAGGCCCTTGGCCAGGCGGTCCCGGTAGACGGGGTCGTCGATGAGCTCCTTGCCCATGCGGTTGGTGAGCAGGGCCGTCGGGAAGATGGAGAGGAACGTCGCCGGGATCATGATCCCCAGCAGGGTGAGGTAGCTGACACCGAGGGGTTCGAGGACGGAGGCCATGAACACGACTGCGGCGGATATCGGCGAGGCGACGATCGCCATCTGGGAGGCGATGACCGCGATGGACAGGGGACGGGACGGACGGACGCCGCCCTCCTTGGCCACCTCGATGATGACCGGGAGTGTGGAGAACGCGGTGTGCCCGGTGCCCGCGAAGACGGTCATCAGCCAGGTGACCACCGGGGCCCACAGGGTGATCTGCCTCGGATTGCGGCGCAGGAAACGCTCGGCGACGTGGACGAGGTAGTCCATGCCGCCGGCACGCTGCATCGCGGAGATCGCGGCGATGACGCACATGATGATGCCGATGACGTCGAAGGGGATGTCTTCGGCGGTGACCGGCACACCGGTCACGCTGAGGAGAAGGACGCCCAGGCCACCGGCGAAACCGATGGCGATGGAGCCCAGTCGGGCGCCGAGAACGATGGCGCCCAGGACGATGATGATCTGGAGGGCTAGGAGCATATGCGCAGACTTTCTCGGGCGTGATAGTTAGGTACTATCAAATACATTAGGGTTTGATTCTTCCCGGCACCTAAATAATCCGCACAAAAAAGCCCGTCTGTGTGGAATCCCACACAGACGGGTACTGCTCCCCCTCCGGACTGGCCGGACTCAGCCGACTACTGGCCGTCCAGGTAGAGCTTGCCGCGAAACACCGGGTGCATGAGGTTCTCCTTGCTCAGCACCTTGTCCAGGGTGTCTGCGTCCATGAGGCCGCGCTCCAGGACGATCTCCTTGATGGAGCGGCCCGTCTCGGCGGCCTCGCGGGCCACCAGGTCACCGTTGTGGTGGCCGATGAACGGATTGAGGTAGGTGACGATGCCGATCGAGTTCTCCACGAACGCGCGGCACACCTCGGGGTTGGCGGTGATGCCTTCGACACACTTCTCACGCAGGGTGGTCGCGGCGTTGCCCAGGATCCTGATGGACTGGAACAGGGACTCGGCGATGACCGGCTCCATGACGTTCAGCTGCAGCTGACCGGCCTCGGCGGCCATGGTCACGGTGATGTCGTTGCCGAACACCTTGTAGCAGACCTGGTTGACCACCTCGGGGATGACCGGGTTGACCTTGCCCGGCATGATCGAGGAACCGGCCTGACGCGGCGGCAGGTTGATCTCATTGAGGCCGGTGCGCGGGCCGGAGGACAGCAGACGCAGGTCGTTGCAGATCTTCGACAGCTTCATCGCCGCCCGCTTGACCCCGGAGTGCGCGTGGACGTAGGCGCCCGTATCGCTGGTCGCCTCGATGAGGTCCAGCGCGGACTTGATCTCCAGGCCGGTGACCTCAGCGAGTGTCGCGGTGACCTGGTGGCGGTAACCCGGCGGGGTGTTCACCCCGGTGCCGACCGCGGTGGCGCCCAGGTTGATTTCCAGGAGACGGTCGGCGGCGTTGCGGAGAACGGCCTGTTCCTCGGCCAGGTTGTGGGCGAAGGCGTTGAACTCGTCGCCCAGAGTCATGGGTACGGCGTCCTGCAACTGGGTGCGCCCCATCTTGAG
This sequence is a window from Corynebacterium comes. Protein-coding genes within it:
- a CDS encoding arylsulfatase, with product MTDSTIPPHARGYEDFGGTIGRTFADSIPAWPAERRAPEGSPNIVLVLLDDMGYSDISPFGAEIDTPHLARLAETGFRLTNYHTTPVCSPARAAALTGLNPHRAGFASVANSDPGYPGFRLELAEDVATLPEILRGHGYATYGIGKWHLTRDSLLNAAADKSTWPIQRGFDQYYGALEAFNSFFHPNQIVRDNTIIQREDTPEGYYLTDDYTDQALQYIKGLRASDSLKPFFLYFAHTAMHGPHGAKPEDIAKYRGTYGKGWDEVRRTRYEQQLAEGILPEGTQLPEAVGRLGRRIPEWESLDELTRDRYARYMEVYAAMVDNVDQNLGRITGLLEELGELDNTIIIFTSDNGGTAEGGAEGTRSYYSRFLHLPGVPADFDRDVDIDPNLIGGPRTMTHYPEGWANASNTPFRHYKGQTYAGGIRVPLIVSWPQGLAREADDDGIRTQYQYVTDLTPTLLELAGLPHPGTRRNLPAKEVDGASFASILPARDAPSTHPEQYTEFGGNRGFYREGWKIVADHEPGVPLDDGHWELYHVAEDPNELHDVAAEHPGKLRELAAGWEHAAWHNTVFPVDDRSSLSSALRRPAEAEFEKPVTLLPGTPKLERYRSSKLTTLRNFEVEVRLQFSPGDEGILVAHGDQGGGYALYIRNGHLYFVLNEYGRLHDVDAGPLEPGARRITLRTTLHPGFRAEHLVAVDGDTATRLRDVWALIGFAPFSGVDVGLNRGGPVHWGLHEEHGPFAYSGQLESVRYIPGDKAPYDPEVLATLERDTESAGD
- a CDS encoding RecB family exonuclease, encoding MTSSVPRPLALSPSRASDYRQCPLLYRLRAIDRLPEPKTVPQVKGNLVHSVLEHMHAQPREERTYQAAVKQLKPHWARMAGEDAELDELVPSDSLMDFLVECRTLLRGYFEMENPQGFDAHAVEMYVNTVLPNGVPVRGFIDRVDVAPTGEVRVVDYKTGKKPLPRYSHDAQFQMRFYALVYWRLHGVIPHQLRLMYLKVLDSMFLTPSKEELEYFERDLGDLWAKIEGDGKAGRFRPTKSKLCGWCSFQSVCPEFGGNPPEYPGWPGSTAH
- a CDS encoding formate--tetrahydrofolate ligase, which gives rise to MAQPLTDVAIAQAHTLEPIEDIAARAGIPPEAVIPYGRNKAKVDITRLAPAQRRGKLILVTGISPTPAGEGKSTVLIGLTDAMTRLGKKAAAALREPSQGPVMGLKGGAAGGGYSQIVPMEEINLHFTGDFHAISAATNTLAAIVDNHVHQGNVLGIDSRRIVWQRCLDVNDRSLRDIVTGLGGPVHGTPRETGFTITAASEIMAVLCLATDLADLKERLSRLTVAFTFDNEPVTAGELGATGALAALMKEAINPNLVQTLGGTPAYVHGGPFANIAHGCNSLIATRVALQHADVVLTEAGFGSDLGAEKFFDIKARYGDLDVHGAVIVATIRSLKYNGGMPREELTREDLHHLKAGVKNLARHVSNIQQFGVTPVVAVNLFTSDTPSEREFMKAWAKDFHVPLAEVEVWAKGGEGAEDLARLVLDNLSKESTELYDPSEGVEKSIETIAKRIYRADRVEYSPRALKDLAVLKEHGWDRLPVCISKTQYSFSDDPTRLGTPTGHTLHVRELIPRTGAGFIVALTGAVMTMPGLPNRPAADGIDIDVNGKISGLF
- a CDS encoding anaerobic C4-dicarboxylate transporter, which produces MLLALQIIIVLGAIVLGARLGSIAIGFAGGLGVLLLSVTGVPVTAEDIPFDVIGIIMCVIAAISAMQRAGGMDYLVHVAERFLRRNPRQITLWAPVVTWLMTVFAGTGHTAFSTLPVIIEVAKEGGVRPSRPLSIAVIASQMAIVASPISAAVVFMASVLEPLGVSYLTLLGIMIPATFLSIFPTALLTNRMGKELIDDPVYRDRLAKGLVREPKGPGNWQPRPGAKASVWIFLAAILAVMGYATAISEQVGLISEPTLPRNEAIMAIMLAAAAVMVLTLRIPADEILKTQVFRSGMSASICVLGVAWLGTTFINHYIDEIQVLAGDVLSASPWLLAVVLFFAASLLYSQAATAKALIPAALAIGVAPLTAVAAFPAVSALFVLPTYPTLLAAVEMDDTGSTRIGKFVFDHPFLIPGMVNITLSVLLAYGIGAVLI
- the aspA gene encoding aspartate ammonia-lyase gives rise to the protein MANPTEKSTDVSASPSTETRSKTVARKTRTEEDLLGQLEVPADAYYGIHTMRALDNFQISRTTINHLPEFIHGLVQVKKAAAMANRQLHTLPAKKHEAIVWACDQILFEGRCMDQFPLDVFQGGAGTSVNMNVNEVIANLALEYLGEEKGRYDIINPNDDVNMSQSTNDAYPTGFRLGLHAALNTLIQQGEDLQKAFRAKGREFQDILKMGRTQLQDAVPMTLGDEFNAFAHNLAEEQAVLRNAADRLLEINLGATAVGTGVNTPPGYRHQVTATLAEVTGLEIKSALDLIEATSDTGAYVHAHSGVKRAAMKLSKICNDLRLLSSGPRTGLNEINLPPRQAGSSIMPGKVNPVIPEVVNQVCYKVFGNDITVTMAAEAGQLQLNVMEPVIAESLFQSIRILGNAATTLREKCVEGITANPEVCRAFVENSIGIVTYLNPFIGHHNGDLVAREAAETGRSIKEIVLERGLMDADTLDKVLSKENLMHPVFRGKLYLDGQ